CTTTCAAGTCTATATTCTGACAATTCTTTACCCTCGTAATGcaggaagaagaggaaagacctcttataagaaaaagaaagttaccCGCGACTTCGACCAAGTCTGCTGAACAAACAGAGGCAGGCAATTCCCAGGCTCAAATgcctaagaagaaaaagaaagtgaagcaGGTCGAGCCTGAACCTTCTGTGGCTGTTGAGGGCGGTGAGCCaatcaagaagaaaaagaaaaagaccaagCCTTCAAAAGAGCAAGGTGACAATCAACCTGTTGACGTCCAACCACCTTCGACCGATATTGACGGCACTGAAGTAGAGGCTACTCCTTCTATTGCTGAGATGGGCAACCCTGTCGATCAACCGGACTCACCACAAGAACAACCTGCCGtcgaggtatcatcctcttaaTGTGTTTTAAATCATAGCTTATACGAAACTATTTGTTAACCTTTTTCCATGATAATTCGAATCAGGTACAACAAAATGTTTCTGTAGAAGAAATACCCTCACATGCTCGAACATCTCCCGCTCCTGAGACGGATGCAGTGAATGTTGAGGAACAGGGTGAAGGTCAAGGCATTGGATCCAGCAGTCCTCATGGATCGAGTCAGAAAAGTTCATCCGAAGAAAACTTTTCCGATGAAGAGGCCATAAAAGAGGCTGAAGCTGGAGGTTCAGACATTTACCCGGCGTCTTCAACATCTAAGCTTTCCGCTAGCATAGGGATCGCAGAAGATACATTCATTCAAATGCAAGACGAAGACCCTGCTGCAGCCCTTCGACTCTTGCTGAACACAAGTCAAGCCAACACCTCAAGTGAAAAGATTCCTGGTGCTTCGTCCTCATCTGATGCCGAAATAAACTCTTCAGTACGCCAAGATTCTCTGCTCTTGAAGTTATCCATGGAATACGCACGGGAAGACGTGCTTAAATCCATTGAAGAGAACCCCTCTGCTGCCTTTGGGCACCTGaactttttgaagaaattgcacaACCCCCTTACCTCTGATGAGATTCTAGGCAAAGTTATCCAAATCGAGGCCATCATTGACCAATTTGCAAGTACTGTGCAGAAAAAACGCGAAAATGGCGCCAGACTGGATGCCCAGAAACAGGCACATATCCTTCTGCTCGAGAAAGCCCGAGCTGCTCAACATGAAGTCGAACGTCTCACCAAAGAGGCGAAAGAAGGATCTTCTGAGATCAAAGCCTGTGATGATAACATCTCCTCCTGGGAGGCAACTATTACTAATTTGCTGTCTCAGGTCGATGATCTAAGGCAGAAAATTATAACAGAGCAGGCCAAACGCAAAGAACTCCAGGAGAAGGCCGCTAACTCGATTCAGAAACTGGTTGCTGAAAAAGGGAGGGAAGGCCTGAAGGCCTTTAGCGCATCTCAAGCTGTAGCAGATGAGGCAAGGATTATGGAGAGTGCTGACCAGGTCTTAACTAAAGAGATGACCACCTTGAAGAAACTGTATGAGGATTTGGTCATGACTTAGTAGAActtatgatttctttatttcgaATTCTGTATTTCGATTCTACTTTTCGATGTAATATTGACACATGCCCTTTCGTGGCAATTTACTGTTATCGCCATTTTTATGTTTCCCGTATTTCTCTtattctatgcttattttaactTCGAGCAgtgttggtttatattttttcaaatacttaCCATTTATGCTCAAAGTACGTTTCTGAGGGGTTAGCTCCTCTAACTCATAAGCACCATTCGAATAgatctgaattattttaaacgGTCCTTCCCAATTTGGGGACCATTTGCCCAAGGCTCGATCCTTACTATCTATGGGCAGGATAACCTTCCAAACTAAATCTCCAACATTAAAAGTTTTTGACTTCACTTTCTTATTATAAGCTTTagcaactctttctttttgtttagtcaAAACTTCTAATGCTCTTAATCTCTCCTCATCTAAATCAACTAACTCATCTGAcatcattttccaataatggtcgaTTGGAATGTCCATTTGTTTTTGTACCCTGGCTGATTGCAAATGTATTTCGACCGGAAGTACAGCATCATGCCCATAAGTCAGTCGAAATGGGGTAGTATTAGTTGATTCCTTAGGAGAATTTCTACATGCCCATAGAACTTGATCTAACGTTTTATTCCAATTTCTTGGCTTTAGGgcaatgtgttttttaatcaagttaattacaatcttattggctgcttcgacCTGACCATTTGCTTGCGCGTAATATGGTGTTGAGGTTAATAATCGAAAGCCAATTTTTTGGGCAAATTCTTGCATTTTCCGTCCAGTAAAAACTGAACCTTGATCAGTGGTAATTGTTTCAGGAATACCATacctataaataatatgattttgaatGAAACTAATTACTGCTTCCTGATCAACATTTGGCAAAGGGACTGCTTCGATCCATTTTGTAAAGTAATCGATACCAACTATAATATAACGCTGGTTCTTAGAAGAAGCGGGCTTGATTTCACCAATTAGGTCCAAAGCCCATCCTCTGAAAGGCCAAGGTTTGATTATGGAGTGTAACTCACTAGCAGGTACATGCTGTATCCCTGCATGCTTTTGGCATTCCTGACAGCCTTTAGCAAATTCTATGCAGTCTTTTAACATCGAAGGCCAATACAAACCTTGTCGAAATAAAAGCCATTTCATTTTATGGCCTGCTTGATGTGATCCACAAGCCCCACTGTGAACATGGGAGACTGCCAAGTATGCTTCTGATTCACTTAGACATTTCAGCAACACTTCTTCTGCAGtctttttaaacaaatcatTTCCCACAATCACGTAATTTAAAGCCCTATATTTGATCTTTCGAGCCACATTGCCTATTGGATTTTCCAAATATTCAATAATGGACTTTCTCCAATCATTATCTAACATATTGTCAAtggccaaaatttgaattttttcctgGAGATCATtcatgctttcatcttcattatttTGTGGTATACTTGCCCCCACAAGTTTTGGCATTGACAATTTAGTGCTTAATGGCTCTGGTAACAccagtttatcttttatttcgatCAACTGAGTTAACTTTTCCTTCGACATTTTGTACCCTGAAGCTATTTGGGCTaaatcatttgcttcttggttttcTTGTCGAGGTATATGCTCAATGTTAATATAATCGAAATGATTCAGAAGAGAACTTgctataacaaaatatttcGCTAAGTGTTCATTAACACATTTGTATTCTTGTGTTAATTGCCTCAACACTAATTCTGAATCACCTCTTATGTTAACATTTCTTGCCCCCAggctaattaaaatttcaaggcctgtaattagagcctcatactcagcctcattattagaacaaagccctttgattttatatttgaatttagttGGAACTTTATTGGGGGATATTATTAAAACTCCAATTCCAGTTCCATGTTTGTGTTTCGAACCATCGAAATACAAAATCCAAGGCTCTGTATCGACATAGTCTTGCGGCATTTCGATCACCGAGTGATCTACAATAAAATCTGCCACAATTTGACCCTTAACAGATTTCAAAGGCTTGTACGTTAAAGAATATTCTGTTAATGCTAAAGCCCATTTTCCAATTCTACTGTGTAGAATAGGTTTTGACAACATGtgcttaataatatcataatgagaATATACATAAACATCAACAGGCTTTATATATTGCTTAAGTTTCGCACAAGAGAAATACAAACAAAGACAAAGTTTTTCTATGGCAGTATATCTAGTTTCTGCATTATTTAGTACACGACTAAGATAATAAATTGCATGCTCTACGCCATCATCGTCTTCCTGAGCCAACATGCTACCAATGGTCTTGTCAGACGCAACAATATACAACTTCATAGTCTTGTTTCGACTAGGAGGCATTAACACAGGAGGCTTGATCagatattctttaatttcatcGAAAGCCTTTTGATGCTCTTCATTCCATTTGAATGGTTCATCTTTCTTGAGTCGAAGTAATGGCGAAAAAATTTGAGCTTTGCCACTTAGATTCGAAATGAATCGCCTCAAGAAGTTAATTTTTCCTAGCAAAGACTGAAGCTGTTTTTTGGTCGAAGGAGGCTTCGTCTCAAGAATAGCCTTtgtcttattttgatttatctcaATGCCTTTTTTATGCACCACAAAACCAAGGAAATCTCCTGCACGCACACAAAAAGCACACTTTAATGGATTCATTTTTAATCCATGTTTCCTCATTCGTTCAAAAGATTGCCTAAGGTAATCCAAATGGCTAtcttctgaggaggatttgatgattatatcatcaatataaacttgcataaatgtgtcaataaaatcatgaaacatgGAATTCATGGCCCTTTGATAAGtagccccagcatttttcaacccAAAGGGCATAACCACCCATTCATAAGTGCCTAAAGCACCAGGGCATCGAAATGCTGTTTTTGACACATCACTTTCAGCAATAAATATTTGGTTATAACCAGAATAACCATCTAACATGCTTAAAAATTCGAAGCCAGCTGCTGAATCTACCAACATTTCCGCTACTGGCATCGCATATTCATCTTTAGGTGTAGCATTATTTAAATCCCTAAAATCTATGCATACTCTAAGAGTTCCATTCTTTTTAATGACAGGGACTATATTTGCTAACCATTCGACATACCTGGCAGATCTGATGAATTTACACCTCAGCAGCCTTTCGATCTCTTCCTTAATTTTGAACATAATTTCTGGTGCGAATCTTCTTGGTAGTTGTTTTACTGGTCTTTTTCCCTCCTTAATCGGTAATTTCATTTCGACCATTTCTCTGCTTAACCCAGGCATTTCGTGGTAATCCCAAGCAAAACAGTCTTTAAATTCTCTAAGAAGAAGCACCAGCTTTTCTTTTAGACTTGAGGTGATATTGGCACTGATATAGGTTGGCCTTTTTATCGAGCCATCTCCAATGTCGATTTCCTCCAAAGGATCTTGAGCCTGCATCTTTGGCACCTCACTTatgggatttttctcaaaacccagCGGCTCATCATCATAAATACAATCCAGTCTTCGatcctttgtttctttgttttcatgatCTTCGATCTTGGCTTCAACTGCCATAttttgttgagattcagcctcaAAGGCCGTATTTAGTCTATTTTCGGCCATATAAGCCGTAATTCTGGCCCATGCAGTGGCCTCAGTCATATTAATCTTCATATATATTCCACCCAGTTGGTGGAATGACTCCATCTTCAGAGGGAACAACATCAATTTCCTCCCTCTCCCATATAAACCCATAGGTAGGATGGAGTTTGACAGAGTGGATAACATTGTCACTTGATTCGAAAACAGCCTCCTTGTCACCACAAGGTGCTATGTTAGCCAACTTTTTGTCAAAGGTTTGTGCAGTAACATTATCAACCTCTGACTTATAGAAGCTTTGATCTGCCTCTATATTTTCAACAATCCCATCTTCCCTCCAGATAATGAGTTTCTGGTGGAGGGTAGATGGCACAGCCCCAACTCCATGAAtccattcccttcctaatagcaAGTTAAAATTAGCCTTAGACTGTATCACCAGGAATAGAGTTGGTCGAACTATACTGCCTACAGCAACATCTACTTGAATGGCTCCCAAAGAATAGCCAGTTTTACCCTCATAATTCGAAAGCACAATGTTATGGGCAGATAGATCAGTGTCATGTTTCCCGATCTTGTAGAGCATAGATCGAGGCATTAAGTTAACAGCCGCTCCTCCATCTATGAGCACTTTGTTGATGCCAATATTctcaacttttgctctgatgaAAAGAGGTTTGAGATGACTTTTCATCTGAAAATCTGGCTTTTCGAAATAAGCTAATTGTTCTTCCACACAGCCATTATTCATAACATAGTAGCACACTGGCTTTGGGTCAGCCATATCAAAATGATCGAACTCACTTTCGATCTCAGTAACCTCAGACTGTACGTCGTATTCAGATGGCAAGATAGATACCACACAGATGACATCAAAGTCTGGTTCAGAATCCAGTAGATCCTCATCCTCCATCTTATCTTCATCCATCGGAGGCAGGAGTCTCTCCTTTACTGGCCTCCTAGACACTTCTTTATACTGGCCCGTTTGCAGATTCTGTTGGGCCAATTTCTTCTGACGCTGGAACCTGCGCCATTGGGTCCTCGTCATAGGATTCTTTCCTTTGTAATTGTTCCTATAAGAGTACCTATTAGCCTCCTGTGGGCCAATTTGCTTCGTTCCACTCGAACCACCTACTTCCATGGCCCCTTTGTTAAACCTTATGAGTCCCTGGTGCATCCATTTTTCGACCGGAACTGAACCAGGAGGAGCGAAAGTATTCCTTCGACCAGACTTCTGATTACTGTTCGACTGCATCATAACCCTTTTGCCTTTATCGAAACGTTGGTTCTGCTCTGCCCCCTTGTTAATAACTTGGTATTTTTTGAGGCCCTCAGTAGCCTCCCTATCACATACTGCACTGCAGCGAAGGCAGAGCATCACACTCTTGCTTTCGAGTTTGCATCTGTTCAAGAAATCAATTAGATCCTCTTCAGCCTGAGGATACACAACCTTCATTTGTTCGTTGTAATCCTCTTCAAATATGCCCTGAACTTGCACCTGAGACAACTCCATTGTTTCGACCATCATTATTTCTTGAGGTTCTGCATAGAGAGTTTCAGCCGCTTTGGATGTTTCAGCATTTGCCTGGGCAACCTTTGGTTTCTCACCAAATTTGAGCCTCCCTTCGTTGAGAGCCTTTTgaaccaaatccctgaaaagaaCACAACGTGAGGTTTTATGGCCaaggaaattatgaaatttacaataaccccTTTTCTTCTGTTGTTCGATTGGGGGTACTTTCAAGCTCTTAGGAACAACAATTTGGCCATCTGTgactaataaatcaaatatttcatcacatttagttatgtcaaatgtataagttttagacacaaatttatcatttttaggttCAACAGGGTTTTTTCCATTGGAAGGTCTAAGGAGTTTACAAACATAAGGAGGTCCAGGTTTTAATTCTGCTAAATCAACCTCA
The nucleotide sequence above comes from Glycine soja cultivar W05 chromosome 11, ASM419377v2, whole genome shotgun sequence. Encoded proteins:
- the LOC114372988 gene encoding uncharacterized protein LOC114372988, producing the protein MPKKKKKVKQVEPEPSVAVEGGEPIKKKKKKTKPSKEQGDNQPVDVQPPSTDIDGTEVEATPSIAEMGNPVDQPDSPQEQPAVEVQQNVSVEEIPSHARTSPAPETDAVNVEEQGEGQGIGSSSPHGSSQKSSSEENFSDEEAIKEAEAGGSDIYPASSTSKLSASIGIAEDTFIQMQDEDPAAALRLLLNTSQANTSSEKIPGASSSSDAEINSSVRQDSLLLKLSMEYAREDVLKSIEENPSAAFGHLNFLKKLHNPLTSDEILGKVIQIEAIIDQFASTVQKKRENGARLDAQKQAHILLLEKARAAQHEVERLTKEAKEGSSEIKACDDNISSWEATITNLLSQVDDLRQKIITEQAKRKELQEKAANSIQKLVAEKGREGLKAFSASQAVADEARIMESADQVLTKEMTTLKKLYEDLVMT